Below is a genomic region from Mycobacteriales bacterium.
CGGTCTCGCGGCGGGGGCGACAGTCTGCTCCTTCTGCGGCACGCGGGTCGAGCCGCCTGCTGCCGCGGTGACCTACGCCGAGCGTCCCGGTCTCAACGGGATGGCCGTGGCGAGCTTCGCGCTGAGCCTGCTCTGGATCGTCGGGCTCGCCAGCGCGGTGGCCATCTACACCGGCTATCGCGCTCGCAACCAGATCAAGCAGACCGGTGAGCGGGGCAGCGGGTTGGCGACGGCCGGTCTGGTCATCGGGACGTTCGGCCTGATCACCGGGATTCTGATCGTGAGTCTCGGCACCATCTTCGGTGGCCAGGAGACGGCCCACGACACCGCGCGGGCGCGGGCGGACATCCTCACGGTCGCGGCGGCCGAGTCGCGGTACTACGACGTCCATCACAGCTATCCCGCTTCGACCGCTGACCTCGGCGTGGGCAGCGCGACGCTGGGCCTCAACGAGGTCATCAACGTCGCGTCCGGCCCGAGTGCGTTCTGCGTCGTCGGGACCTACGGAGACGACGAGCCGTGGTTCCTCTATGACAGCAGCAACGACGGGGCCACCTTGAGCACCGAGAAGTTCGACACCGGGTTGGCTGCCGAGAACGCCTGCGTCGCCGGCAACGTCGGCGGCTTCGCGACGCTGGCCG
It encodes:
- a CDS encoding DUF4190 domain-containing protein, translating into MENVCPQCGAGLAAGATVCSFCGTRVEPPAAAVTYAERPGLNGMAVASFALSLLWIVGLASAVAIYTGYRARNQIKQTGERGSGLATAGLVIGTFGLITGILIVSLGTIFGGQETAHDTARARADILTVAAAESRYYDVHHSYPASTADLGVGSATLGLNEVINVASGPSAFCVVGTYGDDEPWFLYDSSNDGATLSTEKFDTGLAAENACVAGNVGGFATLAAQ